A section of the Thermotoga caldifontis AZM44c09 genome encodes:
- a CDS encoding ABC transporter ATP-binding protein, with product MIEIMKYLKPYLWLVIVTISLVIVDSYVTLYLPDLMSQIVDRGIARGNVDYIWKVGAKMLLVSLVQVVAIVLMSFASSKSATCASRDIRNDLFKKIQSFSLAEIDKFSPASLITRTTNDITQVQQALIMIQRMVIRAPIIAVGSIVMAISKDAKLTMILLISVPIASLAMYLIFAKVMPLFKSMQKKIDRLNLVLRERITGIRVIRAFNKEEYEKERFEQANVDLTETALKVNRIGAIVFPIMTIIMNFTIVALIWFGAKQIDMGQLQVGTMMAVMQYVMQVLFSFIMISLIFVFLPRASVSAQRILEVLRTEPSIREPEQVEEPSGNGVVQFENVTFYYPGAKEPALSNVSFTAKNGQITAIIGNTGSGKTTILNLIMRFYDVTEGSVKIDGVDVRKIPLEKLRRLIGYAPQKPIIFSGTIAENIRFGRNELTDEDILRAAEIAQVTEFTQKLPEGLNAPVAQGGTNLSGGQKQRISIARAIAGKHRIYLFDDTFSALDFRTDAKIRSRLMRELKDATVIIVAQRVATIMHADQIIVLKDGRVEGVGRHEQLMRTCPVYSDIVLSQISEEEAVVGGEHNGK from the coding sequence ATGATTGAGATCATGAAATATTTGAAACCGTACCTCTGGCTGGTGATCGTCACAATCTCGCTGGTGATAGTCGATTCTTACGTGACGCTGTATCTGCCAGACCTCATGTCTCAGATCGTGGACAGAGGCATTGCCAGAGGCAACGTCGATTACATATGGAAGGTTGGAGCAAAAATGCTCCTCGTCTCTTTAGTTCAGGTCGTCGCTATCGTTTTGATGAGCTTCGCATCGTCCAAATCGGCCACGTGTGCCAGCCGGGACATTCGAAACGATCTTTTCAAAAAGATTCAGAGCTTCTCCCTCGCTGAAATCGACAAGTTCAGTCCCGCGTCCTTGATCACACGAACCACGAACGATATAACCCAGGTGCAGCAGGCACTCATCATGATCCAGAGGATGGTCATAAGGGCCCCGATCATCGCCGTCGGGAGCATCGTCATGGCCATTTCGAAGGACGCAAAGCTCACGATGATACTCTTGATCTCCGTTCCCATAGCCTCACTCGCAATGTACCTCATATTCGCAAAAGTCATGCCTCTGTTCAAGAGCATGCAGAAAAAGATAGACCGTCTGAATCTCGTTTTGAGGGAGAGGATCACGGGCATCAGGGTGATAAGGGCGTTCAACAAAGAAGAATACGAAAAAGAAAGGTTCGAACAAGCGAACGTGGACCTCACCGAAACGGCGTTGAAGGTCAACAGGATCGGTGCCATCGTTTTTCCGATCATGACGATCATCATGAACTTCACGATCGTCGCCCTTATATGGTTCGGTGCCAAGCAGATAGACATGGGACAGCTCCAAGTCGGCACGATGATGGCTGTCATGCAGTACGTCATGCAGGTGCTCTTTTCTTTCATCATGATTTCGCTCATCTTCGTGTTTCTACCCCGTGCTTCGGTGTCTGCACAGAGGATCTTGGAAGTGCTGCGCACCGAGCCGTCCATAAGAGAACCGGAACAGGTGGAGGAACCTTCTGGAAACGGTGTGGTCCAGTTCGAGAACGTGACCTTCTACTACCCCGGCGCGAAAGAACCGGCACTCTCGAACGTATCGTTCACCGCGAAGAACGGTCAGATAACTGCCATCATTGGGAACACGGGCTCTGGAAAGACGACCATCCTCAATCTGATCATGAGGTTCTACGATGTGACCGAAGGTTCCGTGAAGATCGATGGGGTCGATGTGAGAAAGATTCCATTGGAGAAGCTCAGAAGGTTGATAGGTTACGCCCCACAGAAACCGATCATCTTTTCAGGCACGATCGCCGAGAACATAAGGTTCGGCAGAAATGAGCTAACAGACGAAGACATTCTCAGGGCCGCCGAGATCGCCCAGGTGACTGAGTTCACCCAAAAGTTGCCCGAAGGCCTCAACGCCCCCGTGGCGCAGGGTGGAACCAACCTGTCCGGAGGACAGAAACAGAGGATCTCGATCGCCCGCGCCATCGCAGGAAAACACAGAATCTATCTATTCGACGACACCTTTTCGGCGCTCGATTTCAGAACGGATGCCAAGATTCGCTCGAGGTTGATGAGAGAGCTGAAAGACGCAACGGTGATCATCGTCGCGCAGAGAGTCGCGACGATCATGCATGCAGATCAGATCATCGTTCTGAAGGATGGCAGGGTGGAAGGTGTAGGTAGACACGAACAGCTCATGAGAACGTGTCCCGTGTACAGTGACATCGTGCTGTCGCAGATCTCCGAAGAAGAAGCCGTGGTTGGAGGTGAGCACAATGGCAAGTGA
- a CDS encoding ABC transporter ATP-binding protein, translating to MASERNVQTHNLPVRGPRPGGPPLAGPVEKAKDFRGTLKRLLAYLRPYLPAIIIVLALTITATVLTIMAPKILGRATTEIFRGIMAKMLRLPNAKIDFSYVAKILIQVSVLYSVSGLLSYLQQFIMAGVSQKIVRKMRKDVSEKLSRLPLKFYDSRTHGEILSRVTNDVDLISNTLQQSLVQFVSGIVSIVGVTVMMLTISPILTGVTVLTLPLSIIVTVIIAKHSQRFFSKQQKELGELSGHAEEVYSGHIVVKAYNRERDVIERFENINERLCDASHKAQFLSGMIMPLMRFIGNLGYVIVSVVGGILVTKRAITIGDVQAFIQYSQQFTQPIVQISNIANLIQSTIAAAERVFEILDEEEEKPEKPNALKIEKVKGDVKFENVYFSYVPEKPLIEDLNVDVKSGQRIAIVGPTGAGKTTLVNLLMRFYEVQKGSIKIDGIDIRDIHKNNLRRCFGMVLQDTWLFNGTIRENIAYGKENATEEEIVRAAKMAQAHHFIMALPDGYDTVINEEATNISYGEKQLITIARAFLANPDILILDEATSNVDTLTETYIQKAMDDLMKGRTCFIIAHRLSTIKNADLILVMNEGKIIEKGTHKELLAKGGFYAELYRSQFLGALVEVQ from the coding sequence ATGGCAAGTGAAAGAAACGTCCAGACACATAACCTGCCGGTGAGAGGTCCCAGACCTGGGGGACCACCTTTGGCTGGACCTGTGGAAAAGGCGAAGGATTTCAGGGGTACGCTGAAAAGACTGCTCGCCTATCTGAGGCCGTACCTACCTGCCATCATCATCGTTCTGGCTCTGACGATCACCGCCACGGTTCTCACCATAATGGCTCCAAAGATTCTGGGCAGGGCAACCACCGAAATCTTTCGTGGAATCATGGCGAAGATGCTCAGACTTCCAAACGCGAAGATAGATTTCTCTTACGTGGCGAAGATCCTGATCCAGGTGAGCGTTCTTTACTCTGTGAGCGGTCTGCTGAGCTATCTACAGCAGTTCATCATGGCGGGCGTCTCCCAGAAGATCGTGAGGAAGATGAGGAAAGACGTTTCTGAGAAACTCTCGAGACTTCCCTTGAAATTCTACGATTCCCGAACCCACGGCGAGATCCTGAGCCGTGTCACAAACGATGTCGATCTGATCAGCAACACGCTCCAGCAGAGCCTTGTCCAGTTCGTTTCAGGCATCGTCTCCATCGTGGGTGTCACGGTCATGATGCTCACGATAAGCCCCATACTCACCGGTGTCACGGTCCTCACCTTGCCGCTCAGCATAATCGTGACCGTCATCATCGCGAAGCACTCTCAGAGGTTCTTCTCAAAGCAGCAGAAAGAACTCGGAGAACTGAGCGGGCACGCTGAAGAGGTCTATTCGGGCCACATCGTGGTCAAGGCTTACAACAGGGAACGTGATGTGATAGAAAGATTTGAAAACATCAACGAGAGACTCTGTGATGCGAGCCACAAGGCGCAGTTTCTGTCTGGCATGATCATGCCATTGATGCGCTTCATCGGTAATCTGGGCTACGTGATCGTCTCGGTGGTGGGCGGTATCCTCGTCACGAAGAGGGCTATAACGATTGGAGACGTTCAGGCTTTCATACAGTATTCTCAGCAGTTCACACAACCCATTGTGCAGATCTCCAACATAGCGAATTTGATCCAATCGACGATCGCCGCGGCGGAGAGGGTCTTCGAGATACTCGATGAGGAAGAAGAGAAGCCTGAAAAACCGAACGCGTTGAAAATCGAAAAAGTGAAAGGCGATGTCAAGTTCGAAAACGTTTACTTCAGTTACGTACCGGAGAAACCGCTCATCGAGGATCTGAACGTGGATGTCAAGAGCGGTCAGAGGATCGCCATAGTCGGTCCAACGGGAGCCGGGAAAACTACGCTCGTGAATTTGTTGATGAGATTCTACGAGGTACAGAAAGGTAGCATCAAGATCGACGGCATAGACATAAGAGACATCCACAAGAACAATCTGAGAAGATGCTTCGGCATGGTGCTTCAGGACACGTGGCTCTTCAACGGTACCATAAGGGAAAACATCGCGTACGGTAAGGAAAATGCGACCGAGGAAGAAATCGTAAGGGCCGCCAAAATGGCGCAGGCGCACCATTTCATCATGGCACTACCGGATGGGTACGATACTGTGATCAACGAAGAGGCGACGAACATATCCTACGGTGAAAAGCAACTCATAACCATCGCGAGGGCGTTCTTAGCCAACCCGGACATCCTCATCCTCGACGAAGCCACGAGCAACGTGGACACGCTGACCGAAACCTACATTCAGAAGGCCATGGACGATTTGATGAAAGGAAGGACCTGCTTCATCATCGCGCACAGGCTCTCGACGATAAAGAACGCCGATCTGATACTCGTCATGAACGAAGGAAAGATCATAGAGAAAGGTACTCACAAAGAGTTGCTCGCCAAGGGAGGCTTCTACGCAGAACTTTACAGAAGTCAGTTCCTGGGTGCGCTGGTCGAGGTTCAGTGA
- a CDS encoding ABC transporter substrate-binding protein, with protein sequence MRKWLSVILFLASIVTAFSQVQLPRNETLYTVGSFAVATAWNLYSPQPTWGTNQFLYVPLYLYEPGRDIWFPILAEGYQFLSDRIVRIKIRDQAFWSDGVPITAWDVEYTFNLTKKLGIGPGAGWEDYVEYVKAVDAKTVEFKAREDNLNYFQFLSYAFMIRPVPKHVYSKLEEKGINIRDWVNDDPKSQVVSGPYRLFHYDPSIIVYERIENWWGKDVFGLPRPKYLANPIFKDNPAASLALEQGNIDWAGLFIPSVWELWEKKKLPIGTWFKQKPYFLPAALILLYVNQTKYPLNDPNVKLAMAYAIPYQEMLEKAFFGYSIQAHPSMVIDLIESNKQYINYDLWKKAFGTADGRIPTDLAKANKILDEAGFKKGRDGIRIAPDGTRLGPYTISVPYGWTDWMMMCEMIAKNLREIGIDVATEFPDFSVWWDRMIKGTFDMLICWSAWSGFDHPFNVYRWVMDYRLTGPVGEPYPAGNWQRYKNEEVIKLLDKAVSTLNIEKMKEVYFKIQEIIHKDFPSIPMFYGTVWYEYSEKYWTNWPSEKNPYWYRCSPGDGEGPLPVLFGICLKADPKPVPSWFETVDKGGYMVPTSKIMETLQKVTK encoded by the coding sequence GTGAGAAAATGGCTTTCTGTGATCCTGTTCCTGGCATCGATCGTCACGGCGTTCTCGCAGGTTCAGTTACCCAGGAACGAAACGCTCTACACGGTGGGTTCCTTCGCGGTGGCAACGGCGTGGAACCTCTATTCACCTCAGCCCACCTGGGGAACGAACCAGTTTCTGTACGTGCCTCTGTACCTTTACGAACCCGGTAGAGACATCTGGTTTCCGATCCTGGCCGAAGGTTACCAGTTTCTGAGTGACAGGATCGTGCGCATCAAGATCAGAGATCAGGCATTCTGGAGCGACGGTGTTCCCATCACGGCCTGGGACGTGGAGTACACGTTCAACCTCACGAAGAAACTGGGAATAGGACCCGGCGCGGGTTGGGAAGATTACGTAGAATACGTGAAGGCTGTGGATGCGAAAACTGTTGAGTTCAAAGCCAGAGAAGACAACTTGAACTACTTCCAGTTCCTCTCCTACGCGTTCATGATCAGACCGGTTCCGAAACATGTGTATTCGAAACTCGAGGAGAAAGGGATCAACATCAGGGACTGGGTGAACGACGATCCAAAGTCTCAGGTTGTCTCTGGGCCGTACAGGCTGTTCCACTACGATCCCAGCATCATCGTCTACGAAAGGATCGAGAACTGGTGGGGTAAGGATGTGTTCGGCCTACCGAGACCAAAATATCTGGCGAACCCGATCTTCAAAGACAATCCAGCGGCGAGTCTGGCACTGGAACAGGGCAACATCGACTGGGCAGGACTGTTCATACCGAGCGTCTGGGAACTGTGGGAAAAGAAGAAACTGCCCATCGGAACCTGGTTCAAACAGAAGCCCTACTTCCTGCCTGCCGCTCTGATCCTTTTGTACGTGAACCAGACGAAGTACCCCTTGAACGATCCGAACGTCAAGCTGGCTATGGCCTACGCCATTCCGTACCAGGAAATGTTGGAGAAAGCCTTCTTCGGTTACTCCATCCAGGCTCATCCGTCCATGGTCATAGATCTGATCGAATCCAACAAGCAGTACATCAACTACGATTTGTGGAAGAAGGCCTTTGGAACGGCAGATGGAAGAATACCGACAGACCTCGCGAAAGCTAACAAGATACTCGACGAGGCTGGATTCAAGAAAGGCCGCGATGGTATCAGGATCGCACCTGATGGAACCAGACTCGGCCCCTACACCATCTCTGTCCCTTACGGTTGGACAGACTGGATGATGATGTGCGAAATGATCGCAAAGAACCTCAGAGAAATTGGTATCGATGTTGCTACGGAATTTCCTGACTTCTCTGTGTGGTGGGACAGGATGATCAAGGGAACCTTCGATATGCTGATCTGCTGGAGCGCCTGGTCTGGTTTCGATCACCCGTTCAACGTCTACAGATGGGTCATGGATTACAGGCTCACCGGACCTGTCGGAGAACCGTACCCTGCTGGCAACTGGCAGAGATACAAGAACGAGGAAGTCATAAAACTGCTCGATAAAGCCGTCTCCACGCTGAACATCGAGAAGATGAAGGAAGTTTACTTCAAGATTCAGGAAATCATCCATAAAGACTTCCCGAGCATTCCAATGTTCTACGGAACGGTCTGGTACGAATACTCAGAGAAATACTGGACCAACTGGCCGTCGGAGAAAAATCCGTACTGGTACAGGTGCTCACCGGGCGACGGCGAAGGCCCCCTGCCCGTTCTGTTCGGTATCTGTCTGAAAGCCGATCCAAAACCCGTTCCATCCTGGTTCGAGACTGTCGACAAAGGAGGTTACATGGTACCGACTTCGAAGATCATGGAAACACTCCAAAAGGTCACCAAGTGA
- a CDS encoding ABC transporter substrate-binding protein — MKKYLVLILLSLVLASALAQISLPREETVYVAGAIWGPATTWNLYAAQSTWGTDQFLFIPAFIYDLGKDAWLPMIAESYQFVNDKTLRIKIREEAKWSDGTPITADDYVYTFELTKKLGIGPGTGWNDYIEYVKAIDKKVVEFKAREDNLNYFQFLSYALGTDPMPKHVYENLEKKGINIRDWVNDNPKEQVVSGPYKLFYYDPNILVYERIDNWWGKDIFGLPRPKYIAHVIFKDNPAASLAVEQGEVDWAGLFIPSVWELWEKKKLPVGTWFKEKPYYLPDGVGFLYINNTKPGLKDPAVRKAMAYAIPYSEMLRKAYFGYGSQAHPSMVIDLFEPNKQYINYDLWKKAFGTADGRIPTDLAKANKILDEAGFKKGRDGIRVAPDGTRLGPYTISVPYGWTDWMMMCEMIAKNLREIGIDVVTEFPDYSVWADRMTKGTFDLIISWSVGPGFDHPFNIYRFVLDKRLSAPVGEVTWAGDWERYENDEIIKLLDSAVSTLDPEVRKNAYYRIQEIILRDMPSVPAFYTAHWYEYSEKYWINWPSENNPYWFRPSPWHANTLPTLFGISAKNNPQPIPKWFETTDKGGFLIPTAKIFGDLQASAK; from the coding sequence ATGAAGAAGTATCTTGTCCTCATCCTGTTGAGCTTGGTCCTCGCAAGCGCTCTGGCTCAGATATCGTTACCGAGAGAGGAAACAGTCTACGTGGCTGGCGCGATCTGGGGACCGGCAACGACGTGGAACTTGTACGCGGCTCAGTCGACGTGGGGTACGGACCAGTTTTTGTTCATACCAGCGTTCATCTACGATCTTGGAAAAGATGCGTGGCTACCCATGATCGCGGAGAGTTACCAGTTCGTTAACGACAAGACGCTGCGCATCAAGATCAGAGAGGAAGCAAAATGGAGCGATGGTACTCCCATCACGGCAGACGACTACGTCTACACGTTTGAACTCACCAAGAAGCTCGGCATAGGTCCCGGGACTGGATGGAACGACTACATCGAATATGTGAAGGCGATCGACAAGAAAGTGGTCGAGTTCAAAGCGAGGGAAGACAATCTGAACTACTTCCAGTTCCTGAGTTACGCACTCGGTACAGACCCGATGCCGAAACATGTCTACGAAAACCTCGAAAAGAAGGGTATCAACATCAGAGACTGGGTGAACGACAATCCGAAAGAACAGGTGGTCTCTGGTCCGTACAAACTCTTCTACTACGATCCGAACATCCTGGTGTACGAACGGATCGACAACTGGTGGGGCAAGGACATATTCGGATTGCCCAGGCCCAAGTACATCGCACACGTGATCTTCAAGGATAACCCGGCGGCGAGCCTCGCAGTTGAACAGGGTGAAGTTGACTGGGCAGGACTGTTCATACCCAGCGTCTGGGAACTGTGGGAAAAGAAGAAACTGCCCGTCGGAACTTGGTTCAAAGAAAAGCCTTACTATTTGCCAGACGGTGTTGGATTCCTCTACATCAACAACACGAAACCTGGTCTGAAAGATCCTGCCGTCAGGAAAGCGATGGCGTACGCCATACCGTACAGTGAAATGTTGAGGAAGGCTTACTTCGGTTACGGTAGCCAGGCACACCCATCGATGGTGATAGACCTGTTCGAACCGAACAAGCAGTACATCAACTACGATCTGTGGAAGAAGGCCTTTGGAACGGCAGATGGAAGAATACCGACAGACCTCGCGAAAGCCAACAAGATACTCGACGAGGCTGGATTCAAGAAAGGCCGCGATGGTATCAGGGTCGCACCCGACGGAACCAGACTCGGCCCCTACACCATCTCTGTCCCTTACGGCTGGACAGACTGGATGATGATGTGCGAAATGATCGCAAAGAACCTCAGAGAAATCGGTATCGACGTCGTTACGGAATTTCCAGATTATTCGGTCTGGGCTGACAGAATGACGAAAGGAACGTTCGACCTCATCATTTCCTGGAGCGTTGGACCTGGGTTCGATCATCCGTTCAACATCTACAGGTTCGTTCTCGACAAGAGATTGTCTGCACCCGTCGGCGAAGTGACATGGGCGGGAGACTGGGAAAGGTACGAGAACGACGAGATAATAAAGCTGCTCGACTCTGCGGTCTCCACGCTCGATCCTGAAGTGAGAAAGAACGCCTATTACAGGATCCAGGAGATCATTCTCAGAGACATGCCGAGCGTTCCAGCGTTCTACACCGCTCACTGGTACGAATACTCGGAGAAGTACTGGATCAACTGGCCTTCCGAGAACAATCCGTACTGGTTCAGACCTTCGCCGTGGCATGCCAACACCCTGCCAACGCTGTTCGGAATCTCTGCAAAGAACAACCCACAGCCCATTCCGAAATGGTTCGAAACCACAGACAAGGGAGGCTTCCTGATTCCGACCGCGAAGATCTTCGGTGACCTTCAGGCTTCAGCGAAGTGA
- a CDS encoding ABC transporter permease: MASRSIVKYLARRFLFLLVTYIVATTIVFILPRAIPGNPLAQILSNLSRVAQAKPELIRAAERALMEEFGLGKPWYVQYFEFVSKAFRGNLGTSITFYPRKVVDLVIPVIPWTLMLLLPATIVAWILGNSLGALAAYRRNTWVDKLVLNGSLVVSQIPYYWLGMLFIFFFGVRLGILPTQGAYPQGMIPNWSWTFVLSVLKHYVLPFSSIVVSALGGWAIGMRLMVIYELGSDYAMFAEYIGMKDKRVFNYVFRNSLLPQITGLALQLGGILGGSLITEIVFNYPGTGYLLFRALTTLDYPLIQGIFVILIASIYLANFLVDFVYAVIDPRVRIGQEE; encoded by the coding sequence ATGGCTTCCAGATCGATAGTGAAATACCTTGCAAGACGCTTCCTTTTCCTCCTGGTCACCTACATCGTTGCCACGACGATCGTTTTCATACTTCCAAGGGCGATTCCGGGTAATCCTCTGGCACAGATACTGTCGAACCTTTCGCGCGTCGCGCAGGCGAAGCCCGAGCTCATAAGGGCCGCCGAAAGGGCTCTGATGGAAGAGTTCGGACTGGGAAAACCCTGGTACGTACAGTACTTTGAATTCGTGAGCAAGGCGTTTCGAGGAAACCTTGGAACGTCCATAACCTTCTATCCGAGGAAGGTCGTGGACCTGGTCATACCCGTCATTCCCTGGACGCTGATGCTGCTGCTACCTGCAACGATCGTCGCGTGGATCCTGGGCAACAGCCTCGGTGCGCTGGCCGCGTACAGGAGAAACACCTGGGTGGACAAGCTGGTGCTCAACGGTTCACTCGTGGTGTCTCAGATTCCTTATTACTGGCTTGGAATGCTGTTCATATTCTTCTTCGGTGTGAGGCTGGGAATACTTCCAACCCAGGGTGCGTATCCACAGGGAATGATCCCGAACTGGAGCTGGACGTTCGTTCTGAGCGTTCTGAAGCATTACGTACTGCCGTTCTCCTCGATCGTGGTTTCGGCACTCGGAGGATGGGCCATCGGAATGCGGTTGATGGTCATCTACGAACTCGGAAGCGATTACGCCATGTTTGCAGAATACATTGGCATGAAGGACAAGAGGGTGTTCAACTACGTCTTCAGAAATTCTCTTTTGCCACAGATAACAGGACTCGCCTTGCAGCTGGGAGGCATACTCGGTGGTTCTCTGATCACGGAGATCGTGTTCAACTACCCCGGTACGGGGTATCTGTTGTTCAGAGCACTGACCACGCTGGATTATCCACTCATACAAGGCATCTTCGTGATACTGATCGCGTCCATCTATCTTGCCAACTTCCTGGTCGATTTCGTGTACGCCGTGATAGATCCACGCGTGAGAATCGGACAGGAGGAGTAA
- a CDS encoding ABC transporter permease gives MLATMIKPLLKNKRFIAGACIFLFFLLLGLLGPVIYRVDPMEMTWDYEKPPSAAHPLGTDTYGRDILAQLLNGIRSSLYIGFLAALISLVIGTIVGSLSAVKRGVMDDLLMAITNIVLTTPSILVAILIASYFRVRSVEMIALILGFFQWPWFARAIRAQLMSVMSREYVQLSVLAGYSDLRLIVEDLIPTIATYAFMAFVLFINGGILGEAALSLIGLGPTKGISLGIMLQWAVLMEAVRRSLWWWFVPPGVAIVAITASLLIISTAMDEVFNPRLREE, from the coding sequence ATGCTCGCGACGATGATCAAACCGCTTCTCAAAAATAAAAGGTTCATCGCAGGGGCTTGCATCTTTCTCTTTTTCCTCTTGTTAGGATTGCTTGGACCAGTGATCTACAGAGTCGATCCAATGGAGATGACCTGGGACTACGAAAAACCACCTTCGGCCGCGCATCCACTCGGTACGGACACCTACGGCAGAGATATCCTGGCACAACTTCTCAACGGGATACGCTCTTCGCTCTACATAGGTTTTCTGGCGGCACTCATCTCCTTGGTGATCGGAACGATAGTGGGATCCCTCTCGGCGGTCAAGAGGGGCGTGATGGACGATCTTCTGATGGCCATAACGAACATAGTCCTGACGACGCCATCGATCTTGGTGGCGATCTTGATAGCGAGCTACTTCAGGGTCAGAAGCGTTGAGATGATCGCCCTGATACTCGGATTCTTCCAGTGGCCGTGGTTCGCAAGGGCCATAAGGGCACAGCTCATGAGCGTGATGTCGAGAGAATACGTTCAGCTCTCGGTGCTTGCGGGTTACTCAGATCTGAGATTGATAGTCGAAGATCTCATCCCAACCATAGCGACTTACGCGTTCATGGCCTTCGTTCTGTTCATAAACGGTGGAATACTGGGTGAAGCAGCGCTGAGCCTGATCGGCCTTGGACCGACCAAGGGGATCTCTCTGGGGATCATGCTCCAGTGGGCGGTGCTGATGGAAGCGGTCAGAAGAAGCCTGTGGTGGTGGTTCGTACCGCCCGGGGTGGCGATCGTCGCGATCACAGCTTCTTTGCTGATCATCAGCACGGCGATGGACGAAGTTTTCAATCCGAGGCTCAGGGAGGAATGA
- a CDS encoding ABC transporter ATP-binding protein: protein MNTLLQAQDVRAYYKLGKIFVKAVDGVSFEIFEDEVVGVVGESGCGKSTLSNVLFMNINRPLTLIGGKIFFKSNGQTWEMSALSREEVKKKLWGKEISIIPQSAMNALMPTIRIETYIQHLAESHGISEKELLAKAKERFQEVGLDLKWLKRYPFELSGGMKQRAVIAIATLLNPKLLIADEPTSALDVVNQKVFLKVLMKMKRQGIIRSIFFITHDIATVRQIADRMMIMYAGKIVEISPMNKILEKPLHPYSQGLLNSVLTPEPEVKKRGIVVIPGAPPNLVDPPTGCRFHPRCPYAMDICVKQEPALVEIEPNVRVACFLYTGEKA, encoded by the coding sequence GTGAACACGTTGCTGCAGGCGCAGGATGTCAGAGCCTACTACAAGCTTGGAAAGATATTCGTCAAGGCGGTGGACGGAGTCTCCTTCGAGATCTTCGAAGACGAAGTCGTCGGAGTTGTCGGTGAATCTGGTTGCGGCAAATCAACGCTTTCGAACGTTCTGTTCATGAACATCAATCGTCCACTCACGCTGATCGGTGGCAAGATCTTTTTCAAATCCAACGGCCAAACCTGGGAGATGTCGGCCTTATCGAGAGAAGAGGTGAAGAAGAAACTGTGGGGCAAGGAGATCTCGATCATTCCACAGTCCGCCATGAACGCGCTCATGCCGACGATAAGGATAGAAACTTACATACAGCACCTCGCAGAATCGCATGGAATCTCTGAAAAGGAGTTGCTTGCGAAGGCGAAAGAGAGGTTCCAGGAAGTCGGACTCGACCTGAAGTGGCTGAAGAGATACCCTTTCGAGCTCAGCGGTGGCATGAAGCAGAGGGCCGTCATAGCCATCGCAACGCTTTTGAACCCGAAGTTACTCATCGCGGATGAACCAACCTCCGCGCTCGATGTCGTGAACCAGAAGGTGTTTCTCAAGGTGCTCATGAAGATGAAGCGACAGGGAATCATAAGGAGTATCTTCTTCATCACGCACGATATAGCCACCGTGAGACAGATCGCAGACAGGATGATGATCATGTACGCTGGAAAGATCGTCGAGATCTCTCCCATGAACAAAATCCTCGAAAAGCCTTTACACCCTTACAGTCAGGGCCTACTGAACTCGGTCCTCACACCGGAACCGGAAGTGAAAAAGAGAGGCATCGTGGTGATCCCGGGGGCACCACCGAACCTGGTGGATCCACCAACTGGATGCAGGTTTCATCCCAGATGTCCCTACGCGATGGATATCTGCGTGAAACAGGAACCTGCGCTCGTTGAAATCGAGCCGAACGTCAGAGTGGCCTGTTTTTTGTACACGGGGGAGAAAGCATGA
- a CDS encoding ABC transporter ATP-binding protein, with protein sequence MSRLIVKNLTKVFNVGFFSRKRIEAVKNVSFEIKEGEIVSLVGESGSGKTTTAKMILRLVPPTSGEILFEGKDIWKGLNGREELLDFRRKVHAVFQDPFSSYNPFYPIERTLWQAIELIEKKPSKKEGMKIIEESLFKVGIDPKDVLGKYPHQVSGGQKQRVMIARCWILKPLLIVADEPTSMIDASCRGGIIKLLLELREEYGTSIIFITHDLGLAYYVSDRIFVMKDGRIVEQGHTEKVVLEPEHEYTKTLVASIPKLYRKLEDI encoded by the coding sequence ATGAGCAGACTGATCGTGAAGAATCTGACCAAGGTGTTCAACGTTGGGTTTTTCTCCAGAAAGCGGATCGAGGCAGTGAAGAACGTTTCTTTCGAGATAAAAGAAGGCGAGATCGTTTCGCTCGTGGGAGAGAGCGGTTCGGGTAAAACGACCACAGCGAAGATGATCTTGAGACTCGTTCCTCCAACTTCCGGTGAGATCCTCTTCGAAGGCAAAGATATCTGGAAGGGTCTGAACGGTAGAGAAGAACTTTTGGACTTTCGTCGCAAGGTGCACGCGGTCTTTCAGGATCCCTTCTCCAGCTACAATCCTTTCTATCCGATCGAGCGAACACTGTGGCAGGCCATAGAACTGATCGAGAAGAAACCGAGCAAGAAGGAAGGAATGAAGATCATCGAAGAGTCGCTCTTCAAGGTCGGCATCGATCCGAAAGACGTTCTGGGAAAATACCCGCACCAGGTGTCCGGTGGGCAGAAACAGCGCGTCATGATCGCCAGATGCTGGATATTGAAGCCTCTACTCATAGTTGCGGATGAGCCGACTTCCATGATCGACGCATCGTGCAGGGGAGGAATCATAAAACTCTTGCTGGAACTCAGAGAGGAGTACGGAACCTCTATCATCTTCATAACGCACGATCTGGGCCTGGCCTATTACGTCTCGGACAGGATCTTCGTCATGAAAGACGGCCGCATCGTGGAACAGGGGCACACCGAAAAGGTCGTGCTCGAGCCAGAACACGAGTACACGAAGACGCTCGTCGCCAGCATTCCAAAGCTCTACAGGAAACTGGAGGACATCTGA